Proteins from one Choloepus didactylus isolate mChoDid1 chromosome 4, mChoDid1.pri, whole genome shotgun sequence genomic window:
- the RCN2 gene encoding reticulocalbin-2, whose translation MRLGPRPAALGLLLFCAAAAGAGNAEDLHYPQGEHRGDYDREALLGGQEEVDEYVKLSPEEQHKRLKSIIKKIDLDSDGFLTESELSSWIQMSFKHYAMQEAKQQFVDYDKNGDGSVAWDEYNIQMYDRVIDFDENIALDDAEEESFRQLHLKDKKRFEKANQDSSPGLNLEEFIAFEHPEEVDYMTEFVIQEALEEHDKNGDGFVSLEEFLGDYRQDPTANEDPEWIIVEKDRFVNDYDKDKDGRLDPQELLSWVVPNNQGIAQEEALHLIDEMDLNNDKKLSEAEILENQDLFLTSEATDYGRQLHDEYFYHDEL comes from the exons ATGCGGCTGGGCCCGAGGCCCGCTGCCCTGGGGCTTCTGCTCTTCTGCGCGGCGGCGGCCGGCGCCGGGAACGCCGAGGACCTGCACTACCCGCAAGGCGAGCACCGCGGCGACTACGACCGCGAGGCGCTGCTGGGCGGCCAG GAAGAAGTCGATGAATATGTTAAACTCAGCCCCGAAGAGCAGCACAAAAGATTGAAGTCAATCATCAAGAAAATTGACTTGGACTCAGATGGCTTTCTCACTGAAA GTGAACTCAGTTCATGGATTCAAATGTCTTTTAAACATTATGCTATGCAAGAAGCAAAACAACAGTTTGTTGACTATGATAAAAACGGTGATGGTAGTGTGGCATGGGATGAATACAACATTCAGATGTATGACCGTGTGATTGACTTCGATGAGAACATTGCTCTAGATGATGCAGAAGAGGAGTCTTTTAGGCAG cttCATTTAAAGGACAAGAAGCGATTTGAAAAAGCCAACCAGGATTCAAGTCCTGGTTTGAATCTTGAAGAATTTATTGCTTTTGAGCATCCTGAAGAAGTTGATTATATGACG GAATTTGTCATTCAAGAGGCTTTAGAAGAACATGACAAAAATGGTGATGGATTTGTTAGTTTGGAAGAATTTCTTGGTGATTACAGGCAGGATCCAA CTGCAAATGAAGATCCAGAATGGATAATTGTTGAGAAAGACAGATTTGTGAATGACTATGACAAAGATAAGGATGGCAGGCTTGATCCCCAAGAGCTGTTATCTTGGGTAGTACCCAATAATCAGGGCATTGCCCAAGAGGAG gcTCTTCATCTAATTGATGAAATGGATTTGAATAATGACAAAAAGCTCTCTgaagcagagattctggaaaaCCAGGATTTGTTTCTTACCAGTGAAGCTACAGATTATGGCAGACAGCTCCATGATGAATATTTCTATCATGACGAGCTTTAA
- the LOC119531742 gene encoding centriole, cilia and spindle-associated protein-like translates to MSPGSKVKSEYMKRYKDPRWDMYGPCYRELLHYRLSRRLLEQAHNPWFWEDWGQASTSDDSSSSGGGGSPCPAPQEAPASPPPPSPPRPAAQERRERPESGAAPEPEALGGEIQDAGAADSPALSVKEVEEKHEQQIETKETDKLPNSTEPRQHRSALFARGNRKAVKSPQRSSIKIKENKHPFALYGWGEKQTDTGSQKTHNVCASAPVHEIHESALRAKTRRQVEKRKLVAQRQRAHSVNVEKNIKVKSSSSDNPWMTEYMRCYSARA, encoded by the coding sequence ATGTCCCCCGGGAGCAAGGTGAAGAGCGAGTACATGAAGCGCTACAAGGACCCGCGGTGGGACATGTACGGACCCTGCTACCGCGAGCTGCTGCACTACCGCCTGAGCCGCCGGCTGCTGGAGCAGGCGCACAACCCCTGGTTCTGGGAAGACTGGGGCCAGGCCAGCACCTCGGATGACTCGTCGTCCTCGGGCGGCGGGGGCTCCCCGTGCCCCGCGCCCCAGGAAGCTCCGGCCTCGCCCCCGCCGCCCTCTCCGCCCAGGCCCGCGGCGCAGGAGAGGCGGGAGAGGCCGGAGAGCGGCGCGGCGCCAGAGCCGGAGGCCTTGGGGGGAGAGATCCAGGACGCCGGCGCCGCGGATTCCCCGGCATTATCAgtgaaagaagtagaagaaaagcatgaacaacaaattgaaacaaaagaaactgataAATTACCCAACAGTACTGAACCTCGACAACATCGAAGTGCCTTATTTGCTAGAGGAAATAGAAAAGCAGTCAAAAGTCCTCAAAGAtcatcaattaaaataaaagaaaacaaacatccaTTTGCTCTTTATGGATGGGGAGAAAAACAGACAGATACAGGAAGCCAAAAAACTCATAATGTCTGTGCTTCTGCCCCTGTGCATGAGATTCATGAGTCAGCATTACGAGCCAAGACCAGAAGACAGGTGGAAAAAAGGAAACTAGTTGCTCAAAGGCAACGTGCTCACTCTGTGAATgtggagaaaaatataaaggtTAAATCTTCTTCCTCAGATAATCCATGGATGACAGAATACATGAGATGCTATTCGGCAAGAGCTTAA